A genomic segment from Colletotrichum higginsianum IMI 349063 chromosome 5, whole genome shotgun sequence encodes:
- a CDS encoding Ab-hydrolase associated lipase region has product MAIPFIGRLNIVEYVALVGSFLLVGLEAIIRVLTLALPISTSVRDASDFVDLCRLYGYEAEEHVLQTKDGYLLGLHRLAWKKGEEGQKVNSGPGSLKKKVLYLHHGLLMNSEVWVCLTDERRCLPFVLAEQGYDVWLGNNRGNKYSKKSVHHSPKSPGFWNFSIDEFAFHDIPDSIAYILETTEQESLSYIGFSQGTAQAFATLAIHPKLNQQVNVFIALAPAMSPAGLSNGIVDALIKASPQVLFLLFGRRSILSSATMWQSILYPPIFVRVIDMGLSFLFNWQTKNISLSQKLAAYPHLYSFTSTKSVVHWFQIIRNKSFQMYDDDVHPPVSISSSSKYTKVAKYPTRNIKTPIVLVYGGSDSLVDIKVMLKELPSQTVATEIPHYEHLDFLWGRDVDAQVFPHVFDALDSFTGALHTKEEYDRYQLARQESLLGSGNAYKKHGYKGSDVSVSESSNTVDEGHNGNGNGNGNDNGNGLETPVSQNKTRDRPSAIPSPFGTTRMRTPYSQVVQDDESPSPSPDRPESRANEGEERPDSSLDTRESPTAKLKGIGVRRGSGGSHLSLDSMREGRGISLGTSKALGGVVTKSAIDAKGLGNTGVDENKSAKKKKRVTVAP; this is encoded by the exons GGCCATCCCTTTCATCGGCCGACTCAACAT CGTAGAATATGTCGCTTTGGTGGGGTCGTTCCTCCTGGTTGGACTCGAGGCCATTATCCGCGTCCTGACCTTGGCTCTAC CCATCTCAACGTCCGTGAGAGACGCATCCGACTTTGTGGACCTCTGCCGGCTGTACGGATATGAAGCCGAAGAGCATGTGCTGCAAACCAAAGATGGTtacctccttggcctccacCGGCTGGCTTGGAAaaagggagaggaggggcagAAGGTCAACAGCGGGCCGGGAAgtttgaagaagaaggtctTGTATCTTCACCATGGTCTTCTTATGAACTCGGAAGTCTGGGTCTGCTTGACCGACGAGCGGCGGTGTCTTCCATTTGTCCTTGCCGAGCAGGGCTATGACGTTTGG CTTGGCAACAACCGTGGCAACAAGTATTCAAAGAAGTCGGTACACCACTCGCCCAAGTCGCCCGGGTTCTGGAATTTCTCCATCGACGAGTTTGCTTTCCACGACATCCCAGACAGCATTGCCTACATTctggagacgacggagcAGGAGAGCTTGTCGTACATTGGATTCTCTCAGGGGACTGCGCAGGCCTTCGCTACCCTTGCCATTCACCCAAAGCTCAACCAGCAAGTCAACGTCTTCATCGCCTTGGCACCGGCCATGTCTCCCGCCGGTCTTTCTAATGGAATCGTCGACGCCTTGATCAAGGCTTCGCCCCAGGTCTTGTTCCTCCTATTCGGCCGCCGATCCATTCTCAGTTCAGCCACCATGTGGCAGTCCATTCTTTACCCGCCCATCTTTGTTAGAGTCATTGATATGGGCCTTTCCTTTCTATTCAATTGGCAGACGAAGAACATCTCCCTCAGCCAAAAGCTCGCCGCGTATCCTCACCTCTACTCTTTTACTAGCACGAAGAGTGTGGTCCACTGGTTCCAAATCATTCGGAATAAGTCTTTCCAGatgtacgacgacgacgtccatCCGCCTGTCTCGATTAGTTCCTCGAGCAAGTACACCAAGGTAGCGAAGTACCCCACGCGCAACATTAAGACGCCCATCGTTCTCGTgtacggcggcagcgacTCGCTGGTTGACATCAAGGTCATGCTCAAGGAACTCCCGTCCCAGACCGTGGCCACCGAGATCCCCCACTACGAACATCTTGACTTTCTGTGGGGACGCGATGTTGACGCCCAGGTCTTCCCTCACGTATTTGATGCCCTCGACAGCTTCACGGGTGCTTTGCATACGAAGGAGGAATACGACCGGTACCAGCTCGCGAGACAAGAGAGTCTGCTGGGCTCCGGTAACGCTTACAAGAAGCACGGGTACAAGGGCAGCGATGTTTCTGTTAGTGAGTCCTCAAACACGGTGGACGAGGGACACAatggcaacggcaacggcaacggcaacgacaACGGAAACGGTCTCGAGACTCCTGTCTCCCAAAACAAGACTCGAGACCGCCCCTCAGCAATTCCCTCGCCGTTTGGCACCACCAGGATGCGGACCCCCTACTCCCAAGTGGTACAGGACGACGaatcgccgtcgccgtctccggATCGGCCTGAGAGCCGTGCGAacgagggagaagagaggcCAGATAGCTCACTGGATACTCGCGAGTCACCCACGGCCAAGCTCAAGGGCATCGGCGTCCGGCGCGGAAGTGGAGGAAGCCATCTGAGCCTGGATAGCATGCGCGAGGGCCGAGGAATAAGCCTCGGCACGAGCAAGGCTCTGGGAGGCGTGGTAACCAAGAGTGCGATCGATGCCAAGGGGCTGGGGAATACAGGCGTGGATGAGAACAAGAGtgcgaagaagaagaagcgggTGACGGTCGCGCCATAG
- a CDS encoding RTA1 like protein, which yields MATAGLSARYYLEIILEEYGYTFANPPPKEIISSITAQYAEWMPVFCYEEPRSVYCEGVQSFYMYRIALVPNVLFVTLFALSLTAFVATYAVTRRGLAFNIAMGLGVTTEIVGYVGRIMSYNNQWEEAGFMIQVCALTIAPAFLAAGIYLCLRRIVTAFGPDNSRIPPEWYTRIFIPCDLVSLVLQAVGGALASVANHRREPTRTGENVMIAGLAFQVLTMLLFMIVAADFALRTYLRARHAHLPNLSVALDNHPAMVRLRASRRFKAFLAALAIATGCIFFRCVFRVIELSGGWTGPLMARQDLFVAFEGVMVAAAVLSLNSFHPALCSKELLEPPARKAPVERPPRAEPGPKLVNFIVDDDEVQPTRR from the exons ATGGCGACGGCCGGGTTGAGCGCAAGGTACTACCTCGAGATCATTCTCGAGGAGTACGGCTACACCTTCGCGAACCCGCCGCCAAAGGAAATCATAAGCAGCATCACAGCGCAGTACGCCGAATGGATGCCCGTCTTCTGCTACGAGGAACCGCGTAGCGTGTACTGCGAGGGGGTGCAGTCGTTCTACATGTACCGTATCGCTCTTGTCCCGAACGTCCTCTTTGTCACCCTCTTTGCCCTCTCACTCACCGCCTTCGTGGCCACCTACGCCGTCACCCGCCGCGGCCTGGCGTTCAACATCGCCATGGGCCTGGGCGTCACCACTGAGATCGTCGGGTACGTCGGGAGGATCATGAGCTATAACAACCAGTGGGAGGAGGCCGGCTTCATGATCCAGGTCTGCGCTCTCACCATCGCCCCGGCGTTCCTGGCCGCCGGTATTTATCTCTGCCTACGCCGGATCGTGACGGCGTTTGGACCAGATAACTCGAGGATCCCACCGGAGTGGTATACCAGGATC TTCATACCCTGCGACCTGGTCTCCCTGGTTctccaggccgtcggcggtgctctcgcctccgtcgccaACCACCGCCGCGAGCCGACGCGCACCGGCGAAAATGTCATgatcgccggcctcgccttcCAGGTCCTCACGATGCTCCTCTTCAtgatcgtcgccgccgacttcGCTCTGCGCACCTACCTTCGCGCCCGCCACGCCCACCTGCCCAACCTctccgtcgccctcgacaaccACCCGGCCATGGTGCGCCTGCGTGCGTCCCGCCGCTTCAAGGCCtttctcgccgccctcgccatcgccaccggCTGCATCTTCTTCCGCTGCGTCTTCCGCGTCATCGAGCTGAGCGGCGGCTGGACAGGGCCCCTGATGGCGCGCCAGgacctcttcgtcgccttTGAGGGCGtcatggtcgccgccgccgtgctgtCGCTCAACTCCTTCCATCCGGCGCTCTGCAGCAAGGAGCTACTcgagccgccggcgcgcAAGGCGCCTGTCGAGAGACCACCCAGGGCGGAGCCGGGCCCCAAGTTGGTGAACTTCatcgttgacgacgacgaggtccaACCGACCCGCCGATAG
- a CDS encoding Myosin type ii heavy chain, producing MAQPRNNPFARTSPGPSSSRPKSAVFSSPSPLSAVSTPTSHARNHSTASTAPAAPAAPVMFSGTGHFRHNRSDSRNSGSGTFAPSFIKTEEMRRGSDAVRGIEGENDFSGKRYVWLKDPQVAFVRGWVVEEMEGSKILVQCDDGTQREVDAESVDKVNPAKFDKATDMAELTHLNEASVVHNLHMRYQADLIYTYSGLFLVTVNPYCPLPIYTNEYINMYKGRNREDTKPHIYAMADHAFRNLVDEGENQSILVTGESGAGKTENTKKVIQYLAAVAHSESPVKNKSQQSNLSQQILRANPILEAFGNAQTVRNNNSSRFGKFIRIEFNRAGAISGAFIDWYLLEKSRVVRINGHERNYHIFYQLLKGADGKLKQEFLLDGLDVEDFAYTRAGHDTIVGVSDREEWDSLMEAFSVMGFSDKDQNSIIRTIAAVLHLGNISVVKESRAADQARLAPDAKEQAAKVCKLLGVPLEPFLQGLLHPRVKAGREWVEKVQTPEQVRLGLDALSKGIYERGFGNLVTRINRQLDRTGMGLDDSRFIGVLDIAGFEIFEENSFEQLCINYTNEKLQQFFNHHMFVLEQEEYAREQIEWQFIDFGRDLQPTIDLIELSNPIGIFSCLDEDCVMPKATDKSFTEKLNSLWDKKSNKYRPSRLGQGFILTHYAAEVEYSTDGWLEKNKDPLNDNITRLLASSTDKHIADLFADCADVDDDLGASRNRVKKGLFRTVAQRHKEQLHSLMAQLHSTHPHFVRCILPNHKKKPKQFNKLLVLDQLRCNGVLEGIRIARTGFPNRLPFAEFRQRYEVLCKNVPKGYQEGQAVAAMMLEKLGLDRSLYRVGLTKVFFRAGVLAELEEQRDALITEIMSRFQSVARGYIQRRVAYKRLFRTEATRIIQKNFSTYLELMENPWWQLVSKMKPLLGATRSATEVKKRDAMIRQLQDKMRQESDDRHRLEEDRRNVHNEMVRIQQTLESERALALDKEEIFKRLQVREAELEEKLSGAIEDQERLEDQLDDLLEAKKRAENDVEKYRAQLEQAALLIARLEQEKSELSTRTEELERSIDEISKKQSERSEQERLLEDEIKMLQSQLNLKDRKARDLESKLLKVDQDLEVKLRTAQKELQSSKSRESQLALENRQVQQQLSELSKTSTDYEDLVQKKESELSVLRGDNKKYEMERQTFEEQKKSLVSEKENAAAKLREVQAEITAIKSQQSQLEREAEDAKKLLETRLSEDAQADENRQVLEAQIKDLKDELFNIQKELSRERQSRDDVLLLSEHKFNALQEEYDHLNESKIIIEKELYVQQDNLRRTKEARDTAERERDEARQEIRRLRVAKSQAEEARVQAEVEGERAASRAAREREESLRKDLDAAQERLKWFEDECVNLNRQVEDLNKLILSSGEFGLKNDQEKERLERELVTVKGRLTASENDNRALLNKIQQKGLEIARSSSRASEASRSQVLGLQREKARADEQNAQLNKQLGEAQFTIAGLEKKVEKLQLNLEDLNHEVAREAKTSRNAEKTASTAAAQLAEANRTIESERQLRTQAQANARTLQSTMEAREKELQELRAQMLKVLKTVDPEVVIPPQADGTNEGALSKNFDLVRKVEDLQQNLRVQTAARTNAETQLADLRSARVDSPMRGKLEEISPNEAPFNGSPTFRRSKLQTRQYSNNSTPTRRFEPEPLDSARSDKTADILSFNNRMDLKAEVEELQNQLQIAEMQNRHLQSQLERGSSPLEDFDENSSVLRVQKLEKVNSRLHDMLDDSAKKVSALERSVRTGELSLRDIQTRSHEEILDALNSQEEARRSLLHSHRDAISELSDVKNHFERMRHDRAALEVELRDTRADLEEMTMAHEQEAASRSQLLQEFSDLQIRLDNETSKLADVGSSLNLYKSRADEYFSKLEQAEIAVLKASRAEQFARTQAKEAEETYAEIMSEREKMDSTIEDLQRQNQRLEEKLEDLSTDLDAATQAKKRLQHELEDYRNQRANDIEDKETSMEQTRKKYQAEFATLTKELDLAREEKLFKQAEIARLREELDELRSKWDDEVLNSSTWSKEKARLESTLADVVSSRDEAVNAHSEAQGKIVTLLSQVRSLRASVDEVTSERDSLVREKRSIEARLEEAKAGLEDLTNGDSASLRDAANIDKQMLELKSSLAQKEDIAAAAVEKMRRAEALASEMQKEAMVEREASSQLQKDKAALEKALNEIQIRCVDLETKGYSSASHDIKFLHKRIQELESQLEEHENERNKSQRSVRNVDRIVKDLQGQIDRKDKQNTQLQDDVARMRDKAEKLLQTIEELQSSESENQLQARRAERELREEKERAMRLERELEGIKALRFEKGAASAMGSVRGAWRAGFSVDDETASMISVPKRKSSLSRAPSLTKGFL from the exons ATGGCGCAACCGCGAAATAACCCTTTCGCTAGGACTTCGCCCGGTCCTAGCAGCAGCCGGCCGAAATCCGCAGTCTTctcctccccatccccgCTATCGGCGGTGTCCACGCCCACGTCGCACGCCAGAAACCACTCGACTGCCTCAACAGCTCCCGCAGCACCCGCAGCACCTGTTATGTTCTCGGGCACCGGCCACTTCCGCCACAACCGCTCGGATTCGAGGAATAGTGGCTCCGGAACATTTGCGCCCTCATTCATCAAGACCGAGGAGATGCGCCGAGGCTCTGACGCGGTCAGAGGCATCGAGGGAGAGAATGACTTTTCAGGAAAGCGTTATGTATGGCTCAAAGACCCCCAAGTCGCCTTCGTGAGGGGTTGGGTGGTTGAAGAAATGGAGGGCAGCAAGATACTCGTCCAGTGTGACGATGGTACG CAACGAGAGGTAGATGCTGAAAGCGTTGACAAAGTCAACCCTGCCAAGTTCGACAAGGCAACCGATATGGCCGAGTTGACCCATCTGAACGAGGCATCTGTGGTCCACAACCTCCATATGAGATACCAAGCGGACCTAATCTACACCTACTCCGGCCTCTTCTTGGTTACCGTCAACCCCTACTGTCCGCTGCCCATATACACGAACGAATATATCAATATGTATAAGGGCAGAAATAGGGAGGACACAAAACCTCACATCTACGCCATGGCCGACCACGCTTTTCGCAACCTGGTGGACGAGGGTGAAAACCAGAGCATTCTTGTCACTGGCGAGTCTGGTGCTGGCAAAACCGAAAACACCAAGAAGGTCATCCAGTACCTTGCGGCTGTTGCCCATTCAGAGTCCCCAGTCAAAAACAAGTCTCAGCAATCGAACCTGTCTCAACAAATCCTCCGTGCCAACCCTATCCTCGAAGCCTTTGGCAACGCCCAAACGGTGCGCAACAATAACTCGTCGCGATTCGGAAAATTCATCCGTATTGAGTTCAACCGGGCCGGTGCAATCTCCGGCGCATTCATCGACTGGTACTTGTTGGAGAAGTCTCGCGTCGTGAGGATCAATGGACACGAGAGAAACTACCACATCTTCTACCAGCTCCTCAAGGGCGCGGATGGGAAACTGAAGCAAGAATTCCTCCTGGATGGGCTTGATGTCGAGGACTTTGCCTATACACGTGCTGGCCACGACACCATTGTTGGGGTTTCCGACCGCGAGGAATGGGACTCATTGATGGAAGCCTTCAGTGTGATGGGATTTTCAGACAAGGACCAGAACTCGATCATCCGAACTATCGCTGCGGTTTTGCACCTCGGAAACATCTCCGTTGTCAAAGAAAGCCGTGCTGCAGACCAAGCCCGGTTGGCCCCCGACGCCAAGGAACAAGCTGCCAAGGTGTGCAAGCTGCTCGGTGTACCTCTTGAGCCATTCTTACAAGGCCTGCTTCATCCCAGAGTCAAGGCGGGCCGCGAATGGGTTGAAAAGGTCCAGACCCCCGAACAAGTCCGTCTAGGGCTGGACGCCTTGTCCAAGGGTATCTACGAAAGGGGGTTTGGCAACCTCGTCACGCGCATCAATCGCCAGCTGGATCGTACGGGTATGGGGCTAGACGACTCACGCTTCATCGGTGTCCTCGATATTGCCGGTTTCGAAATCTTCGAGGAGAACAGTTTCGAGCAACTCTGCATCAACTACACCAACGAGAAGCTTCAGCAATTCTTCAACCATCATATGTTTGTGCTCGAGCAAGAAGAGTATGCGCGGGAACAAATCGAGTGGCAGTTCATCGACTTCGGTCGCGACCTCCAACCCACGATCGACCTGATTGAGCTATCCAATCCGATTGGTATCTTCTCTTGCTTGGATGAGGACTGCGTGATGCCCAAGGCAACCGACAAGTCCTTCACCGAAAAGCTGAACTCTCTGTGGGACAAGAAGTCGAACAAGTATCGACCCTCCCGGCTAGGCCAAGGCTTCATCCTCACACACTacgcggccgaggtcgagtaTTCCACCGACGGATGGCTGGAGAAGAACAAAGACCCGTTGAATGATAACATCACTCGTCTCCTTGCTTCCTCTACAGATAAGCACATTGCCGACCTTTTCGCCGACTGTGCCGATGTGGATGATGACCTTGGAGCCAGCCGCAACAGGGTCAAGAAGGGACTGTTCCGAACCGTCGCTCAGCGCCACAAGGAACAGCTTCACAGCCTGATGGCTCAACTTCACTCGACTCATCCACATTTTGTCCGCTGTATCCTGCCGAACCACAAGAAGAAACCCAAGCAGTTCAACAAACTGCTCGTTCTCGACCAGCTGCGATGCAATGGTGTCCTCGAAGGCATCCGCATTGCCCGAACCGGGTTCCCCAATCGCCTCCCCTTTGCTGAATTCCGTCAGCGGTACGAAGTGCTTTGCAAAAATGTTCCAAAGGGCTACCAGGAGGGTCAGGCTGTGGCAGCAATGatgctcgagaagctcggtTTGGACAGGAGCTTGTACCGCGTAGGTCTTACGAAGGTCTTCTTTCGGGCCGGTGTCCTAGCCGAGCTGGAAGAACAGCGCGACGCCCTTATCACCGAGATCATGTCTCGATTCCAGTCTGTCGCACGAGGTTACATCCAGCGACGTGTTGCCTACAAAAGACTATTCCGGACCGAGGCTACCCGTATTATCCAGAAAAACTTCAGCACCTACCTCGAACTTATGGAAAACCCGTGGTGGCAACTAGTCAGCAAGATGAAACCCCTCTTGGGAGCCACTCGCAGTGCTACAGAGGTCAAGAAGAGGGATGCGATGATTCGCCAGCTTCAGGATAAGATGAGGCAAGAGTCGGACGACCGCCACAGGCTAGAGGAGGACAGACGCAACGTCCACAACGAGATGGTGCGTATCCAACAGACCTTGGAGAGTGAGCGCGCACTTGCCCTGGACAAGGAAGAGATCTTCAAGCGCCTACAGGTGCGAGAAGCGGAactcgaggagaagctctCTGGTGCCATAGAAGACCAGGAGAGGCTAGAGGACCAACTCGACGACCTGCTGGAGGCCAAGAAAAGGGCCGAGAACGATGTCGAGAAGTACCGGGCTCAACTGGAGCAGGCGGCCTTGCTCATTGCAAGACTGGAACAAGAAAAGTCGGAACTCTCCACACGAACTGAGGAGCTGGAGCGCTCCATCGACGAGATTTCCAAAAAGCAATCCGAGCGCAGCGAGCAGGAACGactgctcgaggacgagatcaAGATGCTACAGAGCCAGCTCAATCTCAAGGATCGTAAAGCGCGAGACTTGGAGAGCAAGCTTCTCAAGGTAGACCAGGATCTCGAAGTGAAACTGCGAACAGCACAAAAGGAGCTTCAGTCCTCAAAGTCGAGGGAGTCCCAGCTTGCGCTTGAGAACCGCCAGGTCCAGCAACAACTCTCCGAACTGTCCAAGACCTCGACGGACTACGAAGATCTCGtgcagaagaaggagagcGAGCTGTCCGTTCTGCGGGGCGACAACAAGAAGTATGAGATGGAGCGTCAAACCTTTGAGGAACAAAAGAAGTCACTGGTGTCCGAGAAGGAAAACGCAGCAGCCAAACTTCGTGAAGTTCAGGCTGAGATTACTGCCATCAAGTCGCAACAGTCACAGCTCGAGAGggaagccgaggacgccAAGAAGCTTCTCGAAACCCGCCTCTCCGAGGATGCCCAAGCAGACGAAAACCGTCAGGTTTTGGAGGCCCAGATCAAGGACCTCAAGGATGAGCTCTTCAACATCCAAAAGGAGCTTAGCAGGGAACGTCAATCTCGTGATGATGTCCTGCTTCTGAGCGAGCACAAATTCAACGCTTTACAGGAAGAGTACGATCACCTGAACGAGTCAAAGATCATTATAGAAAAGGAGCTTTACGTTCAGCAAGACAACCTGCGTCGAACCAAAGAAGCCCGCGATACAGCGGAACGGGAACGCGATGAAGCACGACAGGAGATCAGACGCCTTCGTGTCGCTAAGTCTCAAGCTGAAGAAGCCCGCGtgcaggccgaggtcgaaggcgaACGGGCAGCTTCTCGGGCCGCtcgcgagagagaggaaagcCTGCGGAAGGACCTGGATGCCGCCCAAGAGCGACTGAAATGGTTTGAAGACGAGTGTGTCAACCTCAATCGCCAAGTCGAGGATCTCAACAAGCTCATTCTTTCTTCTGGCGAGTTCGGGCTCAAGAATGAtcaggagaaggagaggctTGAGCGAGAGTTGGTTACTGTCAAGGGTCGTCTCACAGCCTCAGAAAACGACAACCGTGCTCTTCTCAACAAGATCCAGCAAAAGGGGCTCGAAATTGCCCGTTCTAGTTCCAGAGCGAGCGAAGCCTCCAGGAGTCAAGTGCTGGGCCTGCAACGCGAGAAAGCCCGAGCAGACGAGCAGAACGCCCAGCTGAACAAGCAGCTCGGTGAGGCCCAGttcaccatcgccggcctcgagaagaaggtaGAGAAGCTGCAACTCAACCTGGAGGACCTGAACCATGAGGTAGCCCGGGAAGCTAAGACCTCGAGGAACGCCGAaaagacggcgtcgacagcCGCGGCGCAGTTGGCTGAAGCCAACAGGACCATCGAGTCTGAACGCCAGCTTCGCACGCAGGCTCAGGCCAATGCTCGCACTCTGCAATCAACCATGGAAGCTAGGGAAAAGGAGTTGCAAGAGTTGAGGGCTCAGATGCTCAAGGTTCTCAAGACGGTCGATCCCGAAGTTGTTATCCCGCCTCAAGCGGACGGCACAAACGAGGGCGCACTCAGCAAGAACTTCGATCTGGTCAGGAAAGTAGAGGATCTCCAGCAAAACCTCCGCGTCCAAACCGCCGCGCGGACAAACGCCGAGACCCAGCTGGCCGATCTCCGCTCTGCTCGGGTCGACTCTCCCATGAGAGGCAAGCTCGAAGAGATCAGTCCTAACGAGGCCCCTTTCAATGGTTCGCCTACATTCCGACGATCCAAGTTGCAGACGCGCCAGTACTCCAACAACTCGACTCCGACTCGACGATTCGAACCGGAACCTCTCGACTCTGCTCGCTCCGATAAGACTGCGGACATCCTGAGCTTCAATAACCGCATGGATCTCAAGGCCGAAGTCGAGGAGTTGCAGAACCAGCTTCAGATTGCCGAAATGCAGAACCGGCATCTCCAGAGCCAACTCGAGCGTGGCTCGTCGCCCCTGGAGGATTTCGACGAGAACTCTTCGGTCCTTCGTGTACAGAAGCTGGAGAAGGTCAACAGTCGCTTGCACGACATGCTGGACGATTCAGCCAAGAAGGTGTCGGCTCTGGAGAGAAGCGTTAGGACTGGCGAGTTGTCCCTACGGGATATTCAGACTCGTTCGCACGAGGAGATCCTTGACGCGCTTAACAGCCAAGAAGAGGCGCGGCGCTCACTTCTGCATAGCCATAGGGATGCCATCTCAGAACTGTCGGACGTCAAGAACCATTTCGAAAGGATGCGCCACGACCGGGCTGCCCTCGAAGTCGAACTCCGCGACACCAGGGCTGACCTCGAGGAAATGACGATGGCTCACGAGCAGGAAGCCGCCAGCCGGAGCCAGCTTCTACAGGAGTTTTCCGATCTGCAAATCCGGCTCGACAACGAAACTTCCAAACTTGCCGACGTTGGGTCCAGCTTGAACCTATACAAGAGTCGTGCTGATGAATACTTCAGTAAATTGGAACAAGCGGAAATTGCGGTTCTCAAGGCCAGTCGAGCGGAACAGTTTGCGAGGACGCAAGCCAAAGAAGCCGAGGAGACATACGCTGAGATCATGTCTgaaagggaaaagatggACTCCACGATCGAGGACCTGCAGCGGCAGAACCAGAGACTGGAagagaagctcgaggacctATCGACCGACCTTGATGCCGCCACTCAAGCTAAGAAGCGCCTGCAGCACGAGCTCGAGGACTACCGGAACCAGAGAGCCAACGACATCGAGGACAAGGAAACAAGCATGGAGCAGACTCGCAAGAAGTACCAGGCCGAGTTCGCCACGCTGACCAAGGAGCTGGATCTGGCCCGTGAGGAGAAGCTCTTCAAGCAGGCCGAGATTGCCCGCTTGCGTGAAGAACTTGACGAGCTCCGCTCCAAATGGGACGATGAGGTTCTTAACAGCTCGACGTGGTCTAAGGAGAAGGCCCGCCTAGAGTCGACCTTGGCCGACGTTGTGTCCTcgcgcgacgaggccgtgaATGCCCACAGCGAGGCCCAGGGCAAGATTGTGACCTTATTGTCGCAAGTTAGATCCCTCCGCGCGTCGGTAGATGAGGTTACTTCCGAGCGAGATTCCCTTGTTCGGGAGAAGCGCAGCATCGAGGCTCGCCTagaggaggccaaggccggtCTCGAGGACCTCACAAACGGCGACAGCGCTTCTCTGCGCGATGCCGCAAACATTGACAAACAGATGCTGGAGCTGAAATCTAGTCTGGCCCAGAAGGAAGACATTGCCGCAGCTGCGGTGGAGAAGATGAGACGTGCCGAAGCATTGGCATCGGAAATGCAAAAGGAGGCCATGGTCGAGCGAGAGGCCAGCTCTCAGCTTCAGAAGGACAAGGCCGCTCTGGAGAAGGCTCTAAACGAGATTCAGATCAGGTGCGTTGATCTCGAAACCAAGGGCTATTCCAGCGCCAGCCACGACATCAAGTTTTTGCACAAACGCATCCAAGAG CTCGAGTCTCAGCTTGAAGAGCACGAGAACGAAAGAAACAAGTCTCAGCGATCGGTCCGCAACGTTGACCGGATTGTCAAGGACCTTCAGGGCCAGATCGACCGCAAGGACAAGCAGAACACGCAGCTGCAGGACGACGTGGCCCGCATGCGTGACAAGGCCGAAAAGCTTCTGCAAACGATTGAGGAACTTCAGTCGTCGGAGTCTGAAAACCAGCTCCAAGCACGCCGGGCCGAGCGGGAACTtcgcgaggagaaggagagggcCATGCGACTCGAGCGTGAGCTTGAAGGCATCAAGGCGTTGAGATTCGAAAAGGGAGCGGCGTCTGCCATGGGGAGCGTACGCGGTGCGTGGCGAGCGGGGTTCAGCGTTGACGACGAAACCGCCTCGATGATTTCTGTGCCCAAGCGGAAGAGCAGCCTTAGTCGGGCGCCGAGTCTCACCAAGGGTTTCTTGTAA